A region from the Niveispirillum cyanobacteriorum genome encodes:
- a CDS encoding M24 family metallopeptidase → MSIGGSTAEAELASLATIDRSGQRPPAIQPAEHAARIERALRLMEEMGAGTLLITAGASLRYFTGVPWGATERLVALLLRRGRRPSMICPAFELGSLKEVLAVDADILLWEEDESPAELLASAVAGYGTLALDPAAPFLLFSNLRAITPALKVVDATPVVDGCRARKSATELALLSYAKGLTLDIHRRAASILHPGIRASAVKRFIDQAHRAVGADNGSTFCAVQFGVASSFPHGIPGDQELAEGDIVLIDTGCQIDGYHSDITRTYVFGEPSAEQRRIWAIEHEAQAAAFAAARPGQTCESVDYAARAVLERYGLGPDYKLPGLPHRTGHGIGLQIHEGPYLVRGDKTILAPGMCFSNEPMIVMPGAFGIRLEDHMYITEDGAAWFTEPSPSIDKPFG, encoded by the coding sequence ATGAGCATCGGGGGATCAACGGCTGAGGCCGAACTGGCCAGCCTTGCCACCATCGACCGGTCGGGTCAGCGCCCGCCCGCCATCCAGCCGGCCGAACATGCCGCCCGCATCGAAAGGGCCCTGCGCCTTATGGAGGAGATGGGGGCCGGCACCCTGCTGATCACGGCGGGGGCCAGCCTGCGTTACTTCACGGGCGTGCCCTGGGGGGCCACGGAACGGCTGGTGGCGCTGCTGCTGCGCCGGGGCCGCCGCCCGTCCATGATCTGCCCCGCCTTTGAACTGGGCTCCCTGAAAGAGGTGCTGGCCGTCGATGCCGACATCCTGTTGTGGGAGGAGGATGAAAGCCCCGCCGAACTGCTGGCCAGTGCGGTGGCAGGGTACGGGACGCTGGCCCTGGACCCGGCGGCCCCGTTCCTGCTGTTCAGCAATCTCCGCGCCATCACGCCCGCGCTGAAGGTGGTGGACGCCACCCCCGTTGTCGATGGCTGCCGCGCCCGCAAATCCGCCACCGAACTGGCGCTGCTATCCTATGCCAAGGGCCTGACCCTGGATATTCACCGCCGGGCGGCGTCCATCCTGCACCCCGGCATCCGCGCCAGTGCCGTGAAGCGCTTCATCGATCAGGCGCACCGGGCGGTCGGGGCCGATAATGGCTCCACCTTCTGCGCGGTACAGTTCGGGGTCGCCAGTTCTTTCCCCCATGGCATTCCGGGTGATCAGGAGTTGGCAGAGGGCGATATCGTCCTGATCGATACGGGTTGTCAGATCGACGGTTACCATTCCGACATTACCCGCACCTATGTGTTTGGCGAACCCAGCGCCGAACAGCGCCGCATCTGGGCCATTGAGCATGAAGCCCAGGCGGCAGCCTTCGCCGCCGCCCGCCCCGGCCAGACCTGCGAAAGCGTGGATTATGCCGCCCGCGCCGTCCTGGAACGATACGGCCTGGGTCCCGATTACAAGCTGCCGGGTCTGCCCCACCGCACGGGGCACGGTATCGGCCTGCAAATCCATGAAGGCCCCTATCTGGTGCGCGGCGACAAGACCATCCTGGCCCCCGGCATGTGCTTTTCCAACGAACCGATGATCGTCATGCCCGGCGCCTTCGGCATCCGCCTGGAAGACCATATGTACATCACGGAGGACGGTGCCGCCTGGTTCACCGAACCGTCGCCATCGATCGATAAGCCGTTCGGGTGA
- a CDS encoding DUF885 domain-containing protein, whose translation MRTPLLRPRLLAAAGLGLLLLTGSVQAAPVDDLKTVLADYDRYLEVNDPIGASQRGDMNAAKRWPDNSPKAVADRAKALASFRDRLAAIPGAGLTGQDALNYTLLSRRVALDLEGVAFDEERMPFNNDSGFFSVPGYVAGAMRLKNVAEAEAYLVRLSSLPDFYATETANMRRGLKTGFTQPRLIAEGAVAMTRTLAAMPLDGHPLLAPLKALPPTVPQADRDALLKRGQDILRDRVRPAEQALATFFEKDYLPKTKPVIGASNLPNGKAWYAYRVKRETTTTMTPDQVFALGQTEIARIRAEMDSIIKQTGFQGDFKAFLTFLRTDPQFYAKSREELLEKSSRIAKRIDDQLPGYFSLLPRLPYGVRPVPAEIEEGYTTGRYFPGSPEQGIAGGLMINTSHLSMRPLYELPALVAHEGVPGHHLQIALSQELTDVPQFRRQEDTTAYVEGWALYTEKLAEEMGIYTTPYEQFGKLSMEMWRACRLVMDVGIHWKGMGREEAASCLRDNSALAEKNIQSETDRYIAWPGQALGYKIGQLTILNLRQKAEAALGPKFDVRQFHALILNDGPLPMVMLEQRIDAWISQ comes from the coding sequence ATGCGCACACCGCTTTTGCGTCCCCGCCTGCTGGCTGCTGCCGGTCTGGGCCTGTTGCTGCTGACCGGATCGGTGCAGGCCGCACCGGTTGATGACCTGAAGACCGTGCTGGCGGATTATGACCGTTATCTGGAGGTCAATGACCCCATCGGGGCCAGTCAGCGCGGGGACATGAATGCCGCCAAACGCTGGCCCGACAACAGCCCCAAGGCGGTGGCGGATCGTGCCAAGGCGCTGGCGTCGTTCCGCGACCGGCTGGCCGCCATTCCGGGGGCGGGGCTGACGGGACAGGATGCGCTGAACTACACGCTGCTGTCGCGGCGGGTGGCCTTGGATCTGGAGGGCGTGGCGTTCGATGAGGAACGCATGCCGTTCAACAATGACAGCGGCTTCTTCTCCGTTCCGGGCTATGTGGCAGGCGCCATGCGCCTGAAGAATGTGGCGGAGGCGGAGGCCTATCTGGTCCGGCTGTCGTCGCTGCCAGACTTCTACGCCACTGAAACCGCCAATATGCGCCGGGGATTGAAGACCGGTTTCACCCAGCCGCGCCTGATCGCGGAAGGGGCGGTCGCCATGACCCGCACCCTGGCCGCCATGCCGCTGGACGGGCATCCGCTGCTGGCCCCGCTGAAGGCGCTGCCGCCGACAGTGCCGCAGGCCGACCGCGACGCGTTGTTGAAGCGCGGGCAGGATATTCTGCGCGACCGCGTGCGCCCCGCCGAACAGGCGTTGGCGACCTTCTTTGAAAAGGACTATCTGCCGAAGACGAAGCCGGTGATCGGTGCCTCCAACCTGCCCAACGGCAAGGCTTGGTACGCCTACCGCGTGAAGCGGGAAACGACGACGACCATGACCCCGGATCAGGTCTTCGCCCTGGGCCAGACGGAGATCGCCCGCATCCGGGCGGAGATGGACAGCATCATCAAGCAAACGGGGTTCCAGGGGGATTTCAAGGCCTTCCTCACCTTCCTGCGCACCGACCCGCAGTTTTATGCCAAGTCGCGCGAGGAGCTGCTGGAGAAATCCAGCCGCATCGCCAAGCGCATCGATGATCAGCTGCCGGGTTATTTCAGCCTGCTGCCGCGCCTGCCCTATGGCGTGCGCCCCGTGCCGGCGGAGATTGAGGAAGGCTACACCACGGGCCGTTACTTCCCCGGCAGCCCGGAACAGGGCATTGCCGGCGGGCTGATGATCAACACCTCGCACCTGTCCATGCGCCCGCTCTATGAGCTGCCGGCCCTGGTGGCGCATGAAGGCGTGCCCGGCCACCATCTGCAGATCGCCTTGTCACAGGAACTGACCGACGTGCCGCAGTTCCGCCGGCAGGAGGATACGACCGCCTATGTGGAGGGCTGGGCGCTTTACACCGAAAAGCTGGCGGAGGAGATGGGCATCTACACCACGCCCTATGAACAGTTCGGCAAGCTGTCGATGGAGATGTGGCGGGCCTGCCGGCTGGTCATGGATGTCGGTATCCATTGGAAGGGCATGGGCCGGGAAGAGGCGGCAAGCTGCCTGCGCGACAACAGCGCCTTGGCCGAAAAGAACATACAGAGCGAGACCGACCGTTACATCGCCTGGCCCGGTCAGGCGCTGGGGTACAAGATCGGGCAGCTGACCATCCTGAACCTTCGTCAGAAGGCGGAAGCCGCCTTAGGTCCGAAGTTCGACGTGCGGCAGTTCCACGCCCTGATCCTGAATGACGGGCCGCTGCCCATGGTCATGCTGGAACAGCGTATCGACGCCTGGATTTCACAGTAG
- a CDS encoding dihydrodipicolinate synthase family protein → MAKLTWTGVYPAATTQFAEDLSVDYDATAGVQDALIRDGVDGLILLGTCGENNSLEPEEKRAILHRARTAVGGRVPVVAGVSELTTKRAVAFARDAEALGVDGLMLLPAMVYVPTEEELYTHFKTVADATSLPIMLYNNPPAYRVSISARVLARLADIPNIVAVKESAPDPRRFTDLINEFGDRFVLMAGLDDVALEGMILGAHGWVSGLTSAFPQESVALVKALQQGDIAEARRIYRWFMPLLHLDAEHDLVQSIKLAEQIMGRGSERVRLPRLPLSGARRAQVTAMVEKAAATRPV, encoded by the coding sequence ATGGCCAAGCTGACCTGGACGGGTGTGTACCCGGCCGCCACCACCCAATTCGCCGAAGACCTGTCCGTTGATTATGACGCTACTGCGGGGGTGCAGGATGCGCTGATCCGCGATGGCGTCGATGGCTTGATCCTGCTGGGCACCTGTGGGGAGAATAACTCCCTGGAGCCGGAGGAGAAGCGCGCCATCCTGCACCGCGCCCGCACTGCTGTAGGGGGCCGCGTGCCGGTAGTGGCCGGCGTGTCAGAACTGACCACCAAGCGGGCCGTGGCCTTCGCCCGCGATGCCGAAGCGTTGGGCGTGGATGGCCTGATGCTGTTGCCGGCCATGGTCTATGTGCCCACGGAAGAAGAGCTGTACACGCATTTCAAGACAGTGGCGGACGCGACCAGCCTGCCCATCATGCTGTATAACAACCCGCCCGCCTACCGTGTGTCGATCTCCGCCCGCGTTCTGGCCCGGCTGGCCGATATCCCCAATATCGTGGCGGTCAAGGAAAGCGCGCCCGACCCGCGCCGTTTCACCGACCTGATCAATGAATTCGGCGACCGGTTCGTGCTGATGGCGGGGCTGGATGATGTGGCGCTGGAAGGGATGATCCTGGGTGCCCATGGCTGGGTGTCGGGCCTGACCAGCGCCTTTCCGCAGGAATCCGTGGCCCTGGTCAAGGCCCTGCAACAGGGTGACATCGCGGAGGCACGGCGCATCTATCGCTGGTTCATGCCGCTGCTGCACCTGGATGCCGAACATGATCTGGTGCAGTCGATCAAGTTGGCCGAACAGATCATGGGCCGTGGTTCCGAACGCGTCCGCCTGCCACGCCTGCCCCTGTCCGGCGCACGCCGCGCCCAGGTCACCGCCATGGTCGAAAAGGCCGCCGCGACGCGGCCGGTTTGA
- a CDS encoding 4-hydroxyproline epimerase → MRHTFFCIDGHTAGNPVRLVAGGAPLLRGASMAERRQDFLERFDWIRTGLCFEPRGHDMMSGGFLYPPTQADADIGILFIETSGCLPMCGHGTIGMITFGLENGLISPRTPGTLRVEVPAGIIDITYGTEGKRVTWVRIRNVPSYVAAWGVEIEVPGFGPLSVDVSYGGNYYAIIEPQGPYKGLDDLGAARIVELSRSIRSLMREKVEPVHPVDPRIRGVSHVLWADGPKGQGADGRNAVFYGERAIDRSPCGTGTSARLAHLAAKGRLKVGDAFVHESYIGSRFTGRVEAVTDLGGHPAIIPSIEGSAVSTGFNTIWIDREDPFWAGFTVV, encoded by the coding sequence ATGCGCCACACCTTCTTCTGCATCGATGGTCACACCGCCGGCAACCCGGTCCGCCTTGTTGCCGGTGGGGCACCCTTGCTGCGGGGCGCGTCGATGGCGGAGCGGCGGCAGGATTTCCTGGAACGGTTCGACTGGATCCGCACGGGCCTGTGCTTTGAACCGCGCGGGCACGACATGATGTCGGGCGGGTTCCTTTATCCGCCGACCCAGGCCGACGCCGATATCGGCATCCTGTTCATCGAGACCAGCGGCTGTCTGCCCATGTGCGGGCATGGCACCATCGGCATGATCACCTTCGGCCTGGAAAACGGCCTGATCAGCCCGCGCACACCGGGGACGCTGCGGGTGGAGGTGCCGGCGGGCATCATCGACATCACCTATGGGACAGAGGGCAAGCGCGTCACCTGGGTCCGCATCCGCAACGTGCCCTCTTACGTCGCGGCCTGGGGGGTGGAGATTGAGGTGCCGGGCTTTGGTCCCCTGTCGGTCGATGTCTCCTATGGCGGCAATTACTACGCCATCATCGAACCGCAGGGTCCCTATAAGGGGCTGGACGATCTGGGGGCGGCGCGCATTGTGGAGCTGTCGCGCAGCATTCGCTCCCTGATGCGGGAGAAGGTGGAGCCGGTGCATCCCGTTGACCCCCGTATCCGGGGCGTGTCACATGTGCTGTGGGCCGATGGGCCGAAAGGGCAGGGGGCCGATGGCCGCAACGCCGTCTTCTATGGCGAACGCGCCATCGACCGCAGCCCGTGCGGTACCGGCACCTCGGCCCGGCTGGCGCATCTGGCGGCCAAGGGGCGGCTGAAGGTCGGCGACGCCTTTGTGCATGAAAGCTATATCGGCAGCCGGTTCACAGGCCGGGTGGAGGCGGTGACCGACCTGGGCGGCCATCCCGCCATCATCCCGTCGATTGAGGGCAGTGCGGTTTCCACAGGCTTCAACACGATCTGGATCGACCGTGAGGACCCGTTCTGGGCCGGCTTCACGGTGGTATAG
- a CDS encoding NAD(P)/FAD-dependent oxidoreductase — protein MRSFLVVGGGIVGYSVALALQARGRSVVIVDDAPSVPAASWGNAGHIAVEQVEPLASPATLRGVPKRLLAKDDALSLPLRDVRHWLPFGMRLAAAARPDRFRAGKAALSPLIGGAMGAWERLVQGVGQPDLLIQDGHFVIWDTPVSAARGLTAWQAADTGTTRFRPIDADEREWLTRLLGRAPAGAIRFTGSGHIASHDLLFTALRRHFVERGGVMVTGRAVGLPVTDGKTAVALSDGRVLTADGVVVAAGVASKPLLEGIGHKVPMIAERGYHLHADVGHWPTDLPPLVFEDRALIVTRFRDYLRASSFVEFSHPDSPPDPAKWERLRGRIRDLGLPFPLPAREWVGCRPTLPDYLPAIGRSDRAANLFYAFGHQHLGLTLGPVTGERIAALVTDQGPDLSAFDLNRFAGT, from the coding sequence ATGCGGTCCTTCCTGGTGGTCGGCGGCGGGATTGTCGGGTACAGCGTGGCGCTGGCGCTGCAGGCGCGGGGCCGGTCGGTGGTGATCGTGGATGATGCGCCGTCGGTGCCCGCCGCCTCCTGGGGCAATGCCGGGCATATCGCGGTGGAGCAGGTGGAGCCGCTGGCCAGCCCCGCCACCCTGCGCGGCGTGCCCAAACGCCTGCTGGCCAAAGATGACGCCCTGTCCCTGCCCCTGCGCGATGTGCGGCATTGGCTGCCCTTTGGCATGCGGCTGGCGGCGGCGGCGCGGCCGGACCGGTTTCGGGCGGGCAAGGCGGCCTTGTCCCCGCTGATCGGCGGGGCCATGGGGGCGTGGGAACGGCTGGTGCAGGGCGTGGGACAGCCCGACCTGTTGATCCAGGATGGGCATTTCGTGATCTGGGATACGCCCGTCAGTGCGGCACGCGGCCTGACGGCCTGGCAGGCGGCGGATACCGGCACCACACGGTTCCGACCGATTGACGCAGACGAGCGGGAGTGGCTGACACGCCTGCTGGGCCGCGCGCCGGCGGGGGCCATCCGCTTTACCGGCAGCGGGCATATTGCCTCGCACGATCTGCTGTTCACCGCCCTGCGCCGGCATTTTGTGGAGCGCGGTGGCGTGATGGTGACAGGCCGGGCCGTGGGGCTGCCTGTAACCGATGGCAAGACCGCCGTAGCCCTGAGCGATGGACGGGTGCTGACGGCAGACGGGGTGGTGGTGGCGGCGGGGGTGGCGTCAAAGCCCCTGCTGGAAGGGATCGGTCACAAGGTGCCGATGATCGCCGAACGGGGGTATCATCTGCATGCCGATGTCGGACACTGGCCCACCGACCTGCCGCCGCTGGTGTTTGAGGATCGGGCGCTGATCGTCACCCGCTTCCGCGACTATCTGCGCGCCTCCAGTTTCGTGGAGTTCAGCCATCCCGACAGCCCGCCCGATCCGGCCAAGTGGGAACGGCTGCGCGGCCGTATCCGCGACCTGGGCCTGCCCTTCCCCCTGCCCGCCCGTGAATGGGTGGGGTGTCGCCCCACCCTGCCCGACTATCTGCCCGCCATTGGCCGGTCGGATCGGGCAGCCAACCTGTTCTACGCCTTCGGGCATCAGCATCTGGGCCTGACGCTTGGCCCCGTTACGGGGGAGCGGATCGCAGCGCTGGTGACGGATCAGGGGCCGGACCTGTCAGCCTTTGATCTGAACCGGTTTGCGGGAACCTGA